The genomic interval TTGAGGTCAAACTTGTTGTGAGAGCcactttatatacatatttgttatttgataAATTGCTTATGTTGTCATTATTATGTTTGATGCTACTACAACATctaatgtatattatatttgcTATAACTCTTAGTTTGAGTGCTAAGTGTATACGTTATGACCCTTTATGACAGGTGACTGTGAAGAGCAGTTTTTTAGTATGCTTGCTTTGGACCTGGAATAAGGGCCAGTGAACCCACTATTGCTCATGGGAGTGGAATAGTGACTGGCTTCTCATTCTCTTAATCTCCTTCCCCTCCATAAGATGGTCAACTCTACAGTGGTTTGCTTCTATGTACTTAAGGCCATGAGGATCCATGTCACGTTTCATATCATCTGCCCAACTATGTGCATATAATGCCCCCTTTGTGCATTTGGAGACCCAAACAGCAAGTGAAACCTGAACAGTGTCAGCAACAGTGTGTGGTGagagaataaaatatatcaaacagGTCCACTCCCTAAGCACATCCAGAGCCTTCGTGTCCCCACATAAGCAGCTTGTTTTGACATTAatcattatttcaaattttcAACAATTGGTGCAAATATTGCATTGCAGCAAATGGGCATTGCATcttttcagagtaaaaaaaatgatagTGATATAGAGGATAGTATTGTCAGAAGACAACGAACAAGAGAAAAACTCTCACCTTAGTCCAGTGTGTATCACTGGGcacttctttctctctggaTTCCCTTTGACTTCGTTTGTATTCTTATACTTCCCACGCTTTTCCTCTCACCCTGTCTTTTATatcttctttctctgtgttagAAATTCTCACAAGTGTCTACTGTCTAGTGTCTAGTGTCTACAATTGTTTCCTGGTCTGAGGTGTGTCTCAGCTCCACTCAGTCAGTCCCTTTTGTAGTTCACACTCGAGCATgagcaaacacacgcacacgcatacacacacaagttgcAGAAAGGGAAGTTGGGTAATAATATGGGCTCCAGTGTCAGATAACAGCCATATTACGGAGCAGCATATAAGCAGAagctgtacaaataaataaatatgatttaaagaTATACAATAAGtgaatgaatgtaaaactgGAATCTGAAAAAAGATTGTCTTAAAGTAATCATTCGTCTGGATTATGgaatgtgcctttttttttctcctgttaaTGTTTCACTTTGTGGTTTAATGCTGTTTGCCTTTCCTCCGCTGTTTTAACTCTGGACTGAACATTCACTTTAATTCATTTAACAACTGTTCACCACAGCTAGAGTTTTTAGTCACGAAGTGTAGGCCATTCTGTTTGCCTAGAGAATTTACCAACattggaattaaaaaaatatatattttgtttagcCTTATACTTTGTTTTAGGATGGATGACAATAAAAGTTAAGCTGAAAATATTAACATTGAGGTGTAATTAGGTGAGatttatcagtttatcagtAGAACTAGGCAGAATATGCTTAAAAACCAATGGCTTAGATAATTCATATTCAATGACATATCTAGTTCTAAATTTGTTTGTACTCTCCAAACAATTTAGTTCACAGAGTAcgaacaaatttagaacttcctcagacgAAGGCCCGGCTGcccttgaaaatgtaaaaacacacacttttaactaaatgcaaaatatatataaaaaaatatatataaataaaaataaataaataaataaaaaagtttttaatagaaaacaataatttactaatgcattgaccaaatgtattaaataaccatgaaattGACGCCCgttcatcctcatcatttattgtcataattaaaatCTTCAACTATACCAGTTGAGATAGTATATTTAGTTTACAATAGAGTATATgagaatatttatattaaaatgaagCAGTTTTAGcttttgtaaaatagtttattGGCCTATAATTGACTGTATTCACCTGTAGTTTCTCCCCTTAAGTACAGTACATTAGCCTGTATACCCTAACTTATTACATTAGCTAGTAGCTTAGGCATGTACATTAGCAAGACACAAGTTAACTatatatgtttttgtcttttggctAATTAGCTGTAAACTGGAGGCACTGGTAGCTTAGTCCTTTGTTCATCaccactcagctccacacaagagaagaaaaaccagCACAACTGGGACAGGACGTGCTGGTTTTTCTGCATCGCGGGGGGTGTCACTTCTTCTGCAAAAAAGAAGTTTGGACACTGAGTTGCATCATAATCTGCAGTTAGAACTTCTGTCTGCAAGAGAGTGTGTCTGCTcatctcttcacacacaaactgataaccATATGTATTTAGTcattaatcgatgatgtcgtGCTGTCACGTTATGTGTTGGTTTaaacgtgtctcataaactcgagagtgaatcaaaccaacacaaagtaaacatcagtcctgtacgtttcctaataacttgtgatcagtgctggtgtttattgttaaagtgtaaagtgagagcaggtcagagggggagtgaggaggaaacaaactgacagagactctgacacaggacgatCAGACCAATGAgtgtctgtcctgatcctggagcagcggtgttataattattcagagTCCACGTCACGATTTATCTAagaatggagaaatgtccacagctctaaTGCTCACCACTGTACAGGAAACAGCATTCACCACCTCAGTTGTTGCAGCCCAGGCTTCCTCCGATGCAATTGTTccaatttctgctgttgtgaaattCTGGTGTTTTTGACCTTTTGGGGCTCTATCTCTTATAACTTCAAATAAATGTTCAGCACACTCCTGCACATCTCTCTTCATGACAAACGGATGTCCTTTTACGGAGAAACAGAGGCGTGGCAGCTAATTACAGAGGACAGACACGCGCCTGTCAATTTAGAaagattctgattcacaaacatagGCAAAGTGGTAAGAACAAAATCAGCTGGCGCGCACGTGTCACGAATCCAGCGGCAATTTTGCAATCGCACTTATTTTCGGCGcagagtaagaacatttctgtgcacaggttagtgaatgaggcccattgtgaGGGGGAGCTCAGGCCATGAGTAGTACAGAAAAATCTCCCAGCAGACTCTAGACACTGGTGTGGAAGTCACTCATCCTCGAAAACAATCACTTGAAAGAGTGAAACTGGGAACGACTACGATTAAACACGTGAACTCTCGGACAGCTTCTAAATGAGCCTAAAGATTTGCAAGTCTGGGCTGAGGAAACTGAGCAGGTGAGGTCGAGTTTGTTGCCAGGTATGACACATTCTGTTAAAAGGTAGGTCTCTATGAAAGACATGGTGTAGTTAGGACTTCCTGGCTTTGTGTAATGAACATCTCTGTAGAATATTTGgaatcattaaaacaacagtaCAGGAGCCTGTTGCAGCATGATGAGCTCTTTTACTTCCTAATGTTTATGTACAACGCTGGCAATGCTGACTCTACTTGATAGTAACAAGGGAACATGGCCAAACTTTCTGTGATGCTGGTCAGTCAGTATATGTAGCAGTGTTGGTTGGAGAGTAACTACCAAAAACCAGTGACCAAGCAAACAGCAAAGTAACAAGTAAAGGTTGCAGAAAACCAGACTGGATAAACTACCTGCATTTATCATTAAGAGCAACCTTTTCTGACTATGGCCccatgtgtgtaatgtgttcAAACTCTAAAAGTGAAATGGAAAAGCTGCCTCACAGCCGCAAAATGTTTCAGTGAAGAGCAGATGGTTGTGACACAGCTCCAGAAAGCTCTGTTAAACATGGAGTTAGTGTTGCGTCTTGTTCTGCTGGATCTTACCAAAGATGCAGTTAGACTGATGTCCGTTAGGGCAGATTGTATAAGTTCTTCCTTATTTTTTGGTCTACCACAGTAGACtatgttgatgtttttgtatCTCTACAGAAACAGAATACTCCGGTACCAGAGAACCTGTACAGCTAGTATGTAGGATGAAATGTGGACACCGTTCCACTGAACAGGTGacaccctcctctctcccgAGGCACTAAATGTTTTCAGATATCTGTCAGCTCAGTGGATGGTGTCATGTTTAGTGAGTGAACCAACcctttagaaaaataaacaaagacctCACTTTTTGCTATCACTAAAAGTTGTAATAGTTTAATATTCCCACAGCCCACACAGTGCAGCTGAAAGTGAGCAACAATGTTAAAAGACAAACCAGGAGGCCACATTATATCAGTCTGATGTGAACATTGAAGAATGACTGAAGATGTTAATACAGGACTTGTTATATGAGGAAACTCAGTCTTGAAAATGTCACTAATAATACAGTATCTTAGCAGTATTCATGGCGACTTCAATAACATTACAGACAGTTATGGTTGGCAAGTGATTATGAGCAGTTTGATCCAGAGGCACCGTCTTCATCATCAGGTGGACAGGCGACAAAATCAGCCAACATGGAGGCCATGGCGTCATCATCCAGCTAcgggacagacagagggacaacTGCTCAGACATGCACTCTGTGGGGAGTGAGATTTACAATTTACTTTTTTGTGTTACTTAAAATACTTGAACAGCTGTGAATTTGTACCTTTTTCTTCTCAGTGCTGTGTCCCGCCTCTTCCGCCCTGTGCAcgtcctctctcttcctcttcagtcCTTTGACTTcttctccatcactctctccccctcctcttcctccctttgtctcctgcagctcagtTTCCACTTTGTTGTCTCTGTTCTCATTTGTCTCCTCTTGCTCTTTAGTATTCAGAGCTGTTGCGGTTTCGGGCTCTGCAGCTGCCGTTTCTCCTTCTTCGGCAGATGCTGGTTGTTCCTCCTGATGACTACATGGCTGGTTATCACTCACACTGGCTTCCTGTGCCGTTTCAGCCCACGACTCCTGTTGAGATGAAGATTCTCAGTTTCATGGTAACAACACAAGCTTAATTTGATCAAACCTTAGTGtaacaaaaacagacaacagaGGAGGGTATTTACTTAGGACCCTGTTAAATACAAAGATATTTTAAGGCCAAGAGCAAGGTAAGGGACGGAGGAACTGCCGAGTtgagtacatgtctgaaagttTGACTATCCAGATATCTGGACATTTCATTGAGGTGTAATGAGGTGAGATTTATCAGTTTATCGCAGAATACTCAGCAGAATAtgcttaaaaaaacaatggcCTAGATAGATCATATTAAATGACATATCTAGTTCTAAATTTGTTTGTACTCTGCAAACAATTTATGTAACATATTGATTAACCTGGAATAACTTCACAATATCGCCAACGTCATTTGGACTACTCATACTTTCACTGTGACTGGTAATAATTTTTTATACAGTATAAGATCAATGAAATATTAACATCATTCTGACTTAATTTGGTTTTAACTACTCAAACTGTCCCATCGTTAGGGCAAGAGTAGATCTGACAATAACTTGTTCTTTCATGTGCAACCCTAGTCTTTTTAAGCGCAATTgggagcaaataaaaaaaatatactatATTTATAGCTTTAGAATACAACAGGTACAACACTTTGGTTCAATTTCTACTGTATATTGATGTCAGAATACAAATGTGTAATGAGGTTAGTAAACAAGTCCAATACTAAATGAGTCTGGTTGGTTATGTTCAGCTTCAGCATCTGACAAAAGGTTTATCATTCACAGAAGAGAATCTACATCTTTCATAAAGAGAATCTACAGCTTTCATAAAGTGACCATGGTGATGTTCCGGTTAAATTTAGAATAGAAAAAAATTCTCCTCACCTACAAAGACCTAATTTGGTACCAACATACCTGAAAGAGCTcatagtaccatatcaccccactGCACTTGCTGAATTCAGGCATACTTGTTGTCCCTAAAGTCTACAGTAGAGTAGGAGCTCCTCTCCTGGGGAAACATCTTCCAGTTTCAATTCGGGAGGCAGACTTCCTCTTTTTACAGgacagttttgccatccacTTATTCGCACACACATTGAGAGTGCGCATCAATATGCAACACTTTCACTTGTCccacatcaatcacacactgtcggcacagccatcaggggcaacTTGGGGTTCAGTAGCTTGCcctcttgcccaaggacacttcgacaCACAACAAGGGGGGGACAGTGGTCAAATTGACGACCCACTTCAATTAAATCATGAGTGCCATTATACTTGATGCCGTCTTCACCCATTTTTTTGtgcacctcatgaatattttgagattatttctgtttatctctgcaattcaaaatacatatattatataaaactaTCAATGTATGTCCAGGGAAGTACACAACTCTTATCGTGCTGAAAAATAGTGCAGTTGTCATGTGTCTTGCGCAAGGCGTTCACAGAGATGACAGGCTTGACTTATCAATTCTTAATTGTCACCATGCAAGCTATTTttgctgaaataaaatattcactATCAGGGAGCAAGTTCATATACAAAACAAGTGGTATGGTTGTAGTGTCATACACTGCCTATGTGTGTTGCCTTTGAGATTAGATCTACAActgcttcatttcatttctcgAAATCTTGCAGCCTGTGTTAAGTACTTAAACACTGATGTGATGTCATCTGTATCCATCAGAggtaaaaaaagttaaaaatgtgTTAAGTACCTGTTGATTCTGATTGGTTGTGCACTCTTCTGAGGGGGCTGTTGGATCAATCTCACTGGCTCCTTTCTCCCACAAGCTTGCCTCCTGCTGCATcacacctcctccagctcccccttccttctcttctgtctcctccctcttctccagtGCTCCTCCGGTGACACACAGTATCTGTGGCATGGTAGGGTCATCCATCCTTTCACTTTCTTCGTCTTCACCCGCCCGCGCCTCCTCCAGGACTCCAATGCTCTCCACCTCCTGGACCTTCATCCTGTCCTCTCCGAATAGCACTCTGTTGGTCTGAATCTCTTCTATCCCACCTTCATCATCTCCTTCCACACTGAATCCAGCAATCCCTCCTTCATCCACTGCTGCTTGGAGCAccttcccctcctccatccccaTCTCTCCTGCCTTGTCTTCTGCTCCTTCTAATGGAGGTATGtctccatcctcttcctcttcctcctctagctcttctccctcttcttcatcatacTCCTCAAATTCCTCTCCATCATAGAACTCCTCCTCAGCAAAATCactcacctcttcctcctcatcctcctcctccatcccttcctcttcctcttccagctCTTCGTCATCCTCaatgtcctcctcttcctcctcctcctcctcatctgtgCTGTTTATGTTGATGACGGCTGAATCTTCACTCAGTGCAGTGGGAGTTTGATGCTGGTGAAGATGCCTACCCTGTGGATTCAGCTGATTCTGaagctggtggagctgcagtggtAGACCCATGGCACTGGGCTGGCCTGTCGTGGAGGGCTGCATTAGCATCTGCTGGAGCTGGGGTCTACCAGGCATTGAGTCCCCCAGACTGCCCGGTGGAACTGTGAGAGTGCTAGAGTTAAGAGGTGGAACCAGAGAAACCACTGAGGTGctggaaggagggaaggagttAATGGGGGCTGTGGAAGTGGTGAGTAGAGGGGAGGAGTTAGGGAGATTGTTGGAAAGCGAGATGCCATCTACTGTGGTTGGTGCTGCTGTGGTGGGAACCATGGTGACACATTCTCCTCCTGGTAGTGTGACTGTGGAGCCTCCTGGTGCAGCAGAAGCCGCATTCTGGGAGTTTGTTGAGACGGCTGTGTCTTCCTGCTGGTTTTCCATGTTAAGCATCCCTGGAGGAACGATAACCACGCTGTCATCTGAGTCACTGGCCAAAGAGATCTCCACAtcatctgcttcttctttttcataaCGGACAAAGACAGGTCTCTGCCCTTCTGGGGGCCCAAGCCCAGCCTGGTCTGGCAAGTGGTGTGCATGTGGGGATAGGATCATGTCTCCTGGAGTGTGGGCCTGGCTTGACAGCCCCGGAACCAGGGAGAGGTGGTTCTCAAGCGAGCCCAGGAGGGAGGTCGGGCCAAGGCTGAGGGAGTGGCGAGTAGCAAAAGGGGGACCAGGGGCGGTGCCTCCTAAAAGGGTTGGCAAAGTAAGTCCAGGGGTAGGTCCTTGAGAGGATGAAAGGACTGGTGCGGTGGGTGTGGGTTTCAACGTGAGAGGTGGTAAGGGGAGGGCGATGGAGGGATTACGGGGATGGAGCAGAGAGTTACAGATGGTCAAGGCCTCAGTACAGAATGTAGAGATCTGAGAGGGGACGGAGGGCACATGAGCAAATAAAgccattaaaaactgaaatgacttGACAACAAATTAGTACATGACAATTAGTTTGGAGTCAGTTCAATCTATGGTTACCAGATTCACCAGTGAATCTGAAAGCTGACTTCATACTACACTACTGACTGGTGATAGGGGGACACACACTACATGatctttcaccaggagaaaccaTTGATTGGTCCGCAAACGCAAATCACGAAAACACAAGTTAGAAGAGACACTGAAAAGCTCTAAAGCTGGTTGCCACCCGCGGTTGTATGATGAAACGTTAGCAAAGCTGAGACCTAGAGGCTGGACGGTGTACAAAgagggcttttaatttgaaacacaaacaggaagtggtcctgcagctccaccaatAAAATGCTGTCACTTCATCAGTCATGGACTTTTCCTTGTGGTGGTCATTGTAGCGGCACAGCAATATTCACCAAACTTGAGGCTAACGTGTGTCATAAATTAACAGTACAAGTTATGTGTTGCTTTTCATACAGATATgaagaaaatgatttaaatacCTAGTATAATCTGTTGTTCTGCAGGATTATACAGTTTCTCAGTAAATGAAATCACTTGACTAATAACTATTTTTAATTACTGGATTAAAAAAGGCATTGTGCACTGTGCAGTTTTCAAGAGTGTGTCATTGTTAAACATTTGCACTTTTTGCAATATTGTAAAAAGTATAATGCAcgtttaatttaaaatacaattttcaaCATTATATAAAATACTCTACATCGAAaagttaaatcattttattaaattcttTGAAATTACATCTACTCTTTCTGCctcgacattcatattcgactcaaaacggcGTAATTTACATCGTGTTTTAAGCTTAAATGTCCGCAGATATCTTCCGacaaggtgcattcagggactgtCAGAAATGCTACCTTAGCCACctctggtggacttttagacttaaaacttggtgtaaatgaccgtgtttcgagttgaatattAATGTCGGTGCTTCCAGACACTTGGATAACACCAcaagagcagtatggaggcatgctgtgttttttctgttgttttattacgtctgaagataggtctctaatcagctacactgtttacccctgaaactccaaaagtgttttgtggactcaaacacatcacccacccccccatcggtataggggtgagtagataatgtatgaattttcatttctgtgtgaACTATCACTTTAAGGCCCAATCCCTTTTaaccccttctccctaccctTTGTTTTCAAGGGTTATCTTGTCCCTTAAAACAGAGTTACAAGGGGTAGTGGTtaaaatcttcccctacgaattggggCAGCACTTCAAGAAGCAGTCATCGTGAAAAcccgacacgtcatcagtagtcttCGATGTAAACAGACGTGACCAAAAGTTTCCCGGtaatgtcattgtaataacaatGTTGAGATCTTAAAATCTTGaaatctatgctaatgcaggtgaatcaatgacatttgaaattgaaaagcttggatgctctgcatattaaactaaattaaagatATTACAATTACTATCGTAATTTTAAAACCCTCATTAATTGataaaatactacatttgtgggaCTCTCTCCAAGCTTTCCTGTGATTCgaaaggcattctgggaaattctcGTAGCCCTCAGTTTGAAGTGTGGGTCTGATAAATGTCCTTTTCGAGGGCTGTACAGCCCAAAAacttctccctccacctccatccCAAGTATTGGGACACACTACGCCTACACGCGCACACGGGATTGGGCCCCAAGTCTCCTGGTGTGCACAGTTTGCCCATTTACTAAAGCAAAGCGGGCTGTTGAACtgtttttgacatatttttgtattaattaccCCCGtctcattttaaataatcacaAGTGTTATGTTTAATTGCAGCGTCGTCTGTTCACAGCTTCCTTTTGTCCTGatgtacttttattattatttgcataaAGAGCAGGGAAGAGAAATCTGATCATAAGTGGTCACTTGGATCACCCAAGACGCATTTTAATCAGGCGTAAACAGGCCAAAGACCCATTGATTGGTATCGGCCGATACTACTTCAAACGATTGGTGATCGTCCCTCAAAAATGATCCAAACACCCTTACTTTTATTGGCTGAACTAAGCCTGacgccgggttcacaccggacgcggaagcgcagcaTCAATTGTCGTGCatgcagccgcctggctgttaacaccggacgcgcatttctccgcgctggtcagcccgcgattctgcttcttctgctacTTTTTAATCACACATATAGCTGATATGTTGTTGTATGCTCCGTTTAATGTAGGAGTTctggggtaaatgatgatggtcttcacaaGTGACTGACCTACGCAAGCCTATAACCACTAGACCCCcaactctctctgtctgtctgcttgtgtgtgtgtctgtctttttagacacaactgacaaatgtgtaagtacataataaaaaaagaaagaaattaaagtgGATGGGCAGCTGGGGAAATTTCATCATatgggggagaaaaaaatcggggaaattgaaactccaggagaacagcaggaaaatcaaaagtatgggatgcatatttgatcatttatatcatatataatatatcatttatatcatttaaaaatcgATTTTCAGTATGTTTTCTGGCCCGATTCGCTAGCGGCGAACTGGAAAAATAGAACAGACACCGAAACCATCACGTGCAGATCACGAGCCGGCCTCGGCGCAGCGCTTTGCTGCAGATGTGAACAACCCAATTGAAAGGAGGCGGACAGCATTTCTTGGCGCTGCGCTTCCACGTCCGGTGTGACTGCTGCATGAGTTTGCGTTGACACCGACTGGATTTCCAGCAGGTTATAAATCTGATCGTAGTCTGAGATGGCTCAGGGGCGCTGAATAAGGATGATCTAACTGATGCAGCGACTTTGGGAGGTCTTTGTTCATCATCTCATATCTTTTTGTTAACAACCACAAGCAAGAACACATCCCTAGCAGATATAGAGAAtagttaataattaatatgaaCATTTACTGTTTAAGTTCTGGAAGTCGTGAGAGAAGATAGCATAATTGCTGCTGTGATCATTTTGGACAGTTGAAAAATCTTGtctcatatttttttataaactgcTGAGCAGTGTTGTGGTATCTAACAAACCCTGGAATTGATGGACCTGTAACTCAAACCAGCCAACACATCTCATGGTTTCCTCCTTTATTCTTCTCTCTTTGCCAGAGATTAGTTACCTTGAGGTTGCGGTCGGTGAGTCCCTTGCTGAGGATGGATACAGCACAGGTCAAAGGTGGAGGCCAACACGGTGATGGGACCAGGACCAGAGCCAGCAATAACCTTAAAGTCCataaaaataccaaaacacTGATATCATACATTGATACAACCGTTTACAGTCTTAAATTTACTCAGCTTGATTACAACATACAGGTCAAATTAAACAGTGTGTGCACTACAGGTGTGTAGTAAATCTTGGtcctgtgaagaaaaaaacccacacactgtcagcagtGAGTTTATTGGATTAAATGAGCCAAAAAGAAGTGTTGTAAACTGGCAACCTGAAC from Hippoglossus stenolepis isolate QCI-W04-F060 chromosome 23, HSTE1.2, whole genome shotgun sequence carries:
- the pelp1 gene encoding proline-, glutamic acid- and leucine-rich protein 1 codes for the protein MATSTWQHGSSAMRLTEGLVSVLKEHRPEYLPALLASYREHGVFPTQGASAVGGLVGFSNAKLGSSKTRFEGLCLLSMLVKDSSSSLFEQHCLSWLRSLQQVIQSQAPVQTIQLAVNILKDLLHYSSQLAELAREVGLNSILGILTSLLGLKTECELSAMEGMTACMTYYPRACGSLRDKLGAYFLSKMDNTNKKTQVMACQCYGRLPCLGGLLDRGMGAGRAEGWTNQIHCLLASANGLLAQIYQGSEMDGTAQYEGSGVELAFPHLDQSDPLLLLQLQNRYTALCMALKHTLRVDPASAVRLPVRPILNLVCRALAVSSKSINLTGDGSVRMLVLPIIHTNTLEVLSALITVVRSGMVQYTVVLQRLFSQTLSSWAPLHEANLGQQKAYSSVRVSVYRTLELWIQVAGASASILQGSPGHSELLFSHLLSDITPGVDSVKLRAGLSADVVPGGKPGPRRTKPLVIADAGGSSLQRKGDLLANQDTCLSALRALRQIILTSGTLLKDDIHKRIHDVVLPLCVRLQQQQSCSNTACESAVGVSGQYSSALTRRELYRLLLALVLVPSPCWPPPLTCAVSILSKGLTDRNLKISTFCTEALTICNSLLHPRNPSIALPLPPLTLKPTPTAPVLSSSQGPTPGLTLPTLLGGTAPGPPFATRHSLSLGPTSLLGSLENHLSLVPGLSSQAHTPGDMILSPHAHHLPDQAGLGPPEGQRPVFVRYEKEEADDVEISLASDSDDSVVIVPPGMLNMENQQEDTAVSTNSQNAASAAPGGSTVTLPGGECVTMVPTTAAPTTVDGISLSNNLPNSSPLLTTSTAPINSFPPSSTSVVSLVPPLNSSTLTVPPGSLGDSMPGRPQLQQMLMQPSTTGQPSAMGLPLQLHQLQNQLNPQGRHLHQHQTPTALSEDSAVININSTDEEEEEEEEDIEDDEELEEEEEGMEEEDEEEEVSDFAEEEFYDGEEFEEYDEEEGEELEEEEEEDGDIPPLEGAEDKAGEMGMEEGKVLQAAVDEGGIAGFSVEGDDEGGIEEIQTNRVLFGEDRMKVQEVESIGVLEEARAGEDEESERMDDPTMPQILCVTGGALEKREETEEKEGGAGGGVMQQEASLWEKGASEIDPTAPSEECTTNQNQQESWAETAQEASVSDNQPCSHQEEQPASAEEGETAAAEPETATALNTKEQEETNENRDNKVETELQETKGGRGGGESDGEEVKGLKRKREDVHRAEEAGHSTEKKKLDDDAMASMLADFVACPPDDEDGASGSNCS